The stretch of DNA ATTCCACGGCAGGCGCTTCCGTGCCTCCCAATACGCCTCGGGCTGCTCCCGCAGCCCAGCCAGCGCGGCCTCAGCCTGCGCATCCCAGGCCACATCTAGCGCCGCCAGGTTCGAGCGCAGCGTCGTCACCGTGGCGGCCCCGCTCAGCACCACATCCGCCCAAGGCTGGGCCAGCGCCGCCGCCAGCGCCAACGCATCCAGCGTCGCGCCCAGGCGCTGGGCCTCGCGCTCCAGCACGGCGCGCTGGCCAGCAAACTGCGGGTCGGCATTGCGCGCCGTCAGCCTGCCGTTGGCCAGCGCCTCTTTGACGATCACGCCCAGCCCTGCGGCATGGGCCTCGGCCAGGGCCGCACCGGCGCTGCGCTCCAGCACATTCCAGGTGGCCTGCACACCATCGAACAGGCGCACGCCATCTATTGTTATGTCGAGCGCAGCACGCAGCGTCTCGGCCTGCTGCGGCCCGCTCAGCGAAAGGCCGATCCGCAGCCCCTGGGCCTTGCGGTCGGCCAGGGCGCGCAGCAGCGCCCGATCGGCCAAAGCCCCGCTCTCCAGCGTCGCCGAGTGGATCTGGTACAGATCGAGGTAGGGGCCAAGCAGGGCCGCGCTCTCGGCCCACTGGCGCTCAAACACCGGCAGCGAGTGATCCTTGATCTCGTGATGCTCGGCATCCACCCGCCAGCCCGCCGTGTAGGTGTAGCCCCACTTCGAGCCAACCGTCACCGCTTCCGGCGCGATCGCCCGCGCCCGCAGCCAGCCGCCCAAAAAATCCTCGGCCAGGCCATACGATCGCGCCGCGTCGAAGTAGCGCACGCCAGCGGCCCAGGCCGCATCCATCACGCCCTCGGCCTGGGCGCGCATATGGGCCAGATCGTAGCCGCCCGCCAGATCATGCGCGTGTCCCAGGTTGATATACCCTGGCCTGCCTGCCGCCGCCAGGCCAAAGCCCAGCCGCGTCACCCGCAGGCCGCTCGCGCCAAACATGCGCTCTTCCATCATTCACCTTATCTACGCGCCGATCAGGCGCGAGAAGATATAGATTGCCAGCCCAGCAAGGCCGCCCACAATCGTGCCATTGATACGAATATACTGCAGATCCTTACCCACCTGCAGCTCCAGCTTCTCCACAGTGGACGCGGTATCCCAGCGACTCACGGTATAGGCCACTAGCTGGGCAAACTGCCCGCGGTACTCGCGGCTGAGGTAGGCAACCAGGTGCTCGACCCAGCCCTGCACCTTCTGGGCAAGTTCGGGGTCGCCCGTCACCGACGCGCCAAACTCGCGCACGCTACGGGCAATCGCGAGCTGCAGGGCCGAATCATCGCGACTGCTCTGCTCTTTCAAAAAGGCCTTGATATCGAGCCAGAGCGAAGCCGAGACATCGCGCACAAATGGGTTGGAGAGCAATTCCTGCTTCAGCGCCTCGCCGCGCGCGATTGTCTCGGGGTCGTGCTGCAGACGCTGGATAAACCGGGCTAGCACTGCCTCGAACCGAGTGTAAAAGGGATGCTCGGCATCGCCATTGATCTCCTGGATCGCCGTATTGATCGCTGCAAAGATCCGCTCGGCGATCGCATGATCAAAGGCTGGCGGCATCCACCACGGCGTCTCACGCTGGATCCGCTCGCGGAGCATATCCTGGTTTTCCTCAAGCAGCTGGGCAGAAAGGTGCATCACCTCGGCCACCAGCTCGTGCAGGCGCTCGCCCTTCAGCACAGCGGCCAGCAGCCTGCCCAAAAATGGCGACGGCTGGACTTTATCGATCTGCGCGGCGACGCTACGCTCGATCAGATCTTGGATCTCGCGATCATTCACCACATCCAGCGCGCCGTTGACCAGCATGGCCACCTGGCGAGCCACCTGGCTGCTCACCGCCTCCCTGCTCAGCAACTGCCCCACACGCTCGACAGCGTGCACGGCGCGGAGCCGCCCCACCAGCACATCCGGGGCCAGAAAATTTTCTTGTACAAACCGGCCCACGCTCTCGCCCAGGCTATCCTTCCGCCGCGCGATGATCGCAGTATGGGGGATAGGCAGGCCCAGCGGGTGGCGGAACAGCGCGGTGACCGCAAACCAGTCGGCCAGCGCGCCCACCATTGCCGCCTCGGCGAAGGCGCGCACAAAGGCCAGCGCGGGGAAACGCGGTTGTAGCCAGAGGCTCACCGCGAATACCGCGGCAACGAGGCCCAGCAGCCCAGTGGCGAGCTGGCGCATACGGCGCAGCTCGCGGCGCTTTTGCTCATCGGCAGAAAGATCCATAGTAAACCTACACCCCATTAAGCGATACGAGGCATAGCCCAACATCACATGGCTATGTCACCAACCTGACAACCTATTGCCGTCATTTCGCAATAGATTAGTTCTACAGAAAGACTATATACCGCTATACTTTTCTCAGCCTTGCTTTGGAGCAGAAAGCCTAACAACTCCCTCACCTCATATACATAGGGGATCGCCACTGGTTATGAATCGTTAACACAAATTGTTTCAAGATTCAGGCCCGCGCCTCTATATTTCCGTCAAAAGTTGTAGTATAATCTAAAACTAGTATCAAGAGGAAATGCGAAAACAGCCTTTTGAAAAAGATGCGGCCCCATCTGCCTCATCTTTCCCACACCCACAGACCGGCTCCTTCCCCGCGTGCAGGTGCCAAATCCCCCAGGATGGACAACCCCACGACATTTCGGGCGAAGTCAATGGCGACTTCAGAAGGAGGATTCGTCAATGATTGACAGTACCATTCAGCGACTGATCGAACGGACGATTGACTCTCCGCTTAAGCTCCAGCTGCTGCTGCTGTTCTGCGAGCACCAGAACTACACCGGCACCCCCTCGCAGATCGGCCAGCGCGCCTACCGCGACATCTGGAGCACCCGCGAGGCTCTGCGCGAGCTAGCCGAAGATGGCGTGCTCATGATCCAGCACAGCAATGCCGGCGAGCCAATCTACTGCTACCACCCCCTGCCAGAGCTAGCCGACAGTATCAACAAGCTCTATGTGCTCTATAACGAGCCAATCGAGCGCGACGATCTGCAGCGGCTCGTGCGTGATGCTGCATCCTACGCACCCTACCGGCGGGCGCGCAGCGGCGGCTTCGAGCAAGAGCGCTACAGCTACGCTTTCTAACCTTCTACTGCCATATAATCCTCTTTCATCACACCGTTATTGGTAATAGCCCATGCCTGCGAGTACAATCTCACTCACAGGCGTGGGTTATTGCTACTATAGCCCTAGCTGTCTGCGTTATAAATGTGCAGACAGCTAGGGCTATAGTAGCGTTACCCTTCGCAGATAGCGATGCAACTGCATCAAACAAAAAGGAGCCTGTGAGATCAGATCTCACAGGCTCCTCGGTTGCAACTCTCGCTAGAGCTTACACACCACCGTACACAAACCCAATATCTGCGTCTCGGTAGTTCTGCCCAGGCTGCAGATCGATCATACCATGCGGGTTCGCATTCGAGGTAAGGTAGATCATGAGCGTTGGGAAGTCAGGATCGTACTGATTCGCCAGCACCCAGTATTTACCTGGAGTTACCCCAGTGAACAGGTAGTGACCGGTGTCGTCATTTGATGTCGTAGTTGTCTGTGACAACGTATCGGTGTCGGCATCAAACACTCCATCGCCGTTATCGCGGTAGAGCCAGACCAGGACGTCATTCGGGCCGGAGGTCTCATCGGAATCCTGGACTGCATCGCCATCCCAGTCAAACCATACCTGGTCACCAATGCTGCCCAGAGGAATTGGCGTCGGCGTTGGCGTATTCGTCGGCGTTGGCGTATTCGTCGGCGTCGGCGTGTTCGTCGGCGTCGGCGTGTTCGTCGGTGTATTCGTCGGGGTCCGGGTCGGCGTGTTCGTCGGCGTGTTCGTCGGCGTCGGCGTGTTCGTCGGCGTGTTCGTCGGGGTCCGGGTCGGCGTGTTCGTCGGCGTGTTCGTCGGCGTCGGCGTGTTCGTCGGCGTGTTCGTCGGCGTCGGCGTGTTCGTCGGCGTCGGCGGCACCGGCGTATTTGTCGGCGTCGGCGTGTTGGTCGGCGTATTCGTCGGGGTCCGGGTCGGCGTGTTCGTCGGCGTGTTGGTCGGCGTCGGCGTGTTCGTCGGTGTGTTCGTCGGCGTCGGCGTGTTCGTCGGCGTCGGCGGCACCGGCGTATTTGTCGGCGTCGGCGTGTTGGTCGGCGTATTCGTCGGGGTCCGGGTCGGCGTATTCGTCGGCGTGTTTGTCGGCGTGTTTGTCGGCGTCGACGTGTTCGTCGGCGTGTTCGTCGGCGTCGGCGTATCCGTCGGCGGCACTGGCGTGTTCGTCGGCGTGTTGGTCGGCGTCGGCGTATTCGTCGGCGGAACCGGCGTGTTCGTCGGCGTCGGCGTGTTCGTCGGCGTGTTCGTCGGGGTCCGGGTCGGCGTGTTCGTCGGCGTCGGCGTATCCGTCGGCGGCACTGGCGTGTTCGTCGGCGTATTCGTCGGCGTCGGCGTGTTCGTCGGGGTCCGGGTCGGCGTGTTGGTCGGCGTCGGCGTATTCGTCGGCGGAACCGGCGTGTTCGTCGGCGTGTTGGTCGGCGTCGGCGTATTCGTCGGCGGCACTGGCGTGTTCGTCGGCGTGTTGGTCGGCGTCGGCGTATCCGTCGGCGGCACTGGCGTGTTCGTCGGCGTGTTCGTCGGCGTCGGCGTATTCGTCGGCGGAACCGGCGTGTTCGTCGGCGTCGGCGTGTTCGTCGGCGTGTTCGTCGGGGTCCGGGTCGGCGTGTTGGTCGGCGTCGGCGTATCCGTCGGCGGCACTGGCGTGTTCGTCGGCGTGTTGGTCGGCGTCGGCGTATTCGTCGGCGGCACCGGCGTGTTCGTCGGCGTGTTCGTCGGCGTCGGCGTATTCGTCGGCGGCACCGGCGTGTTCGTCGGCGTGTTGGTCGGCGTCGGCGTATCCGTCGGCGGCACTGGCGTGTTCGTCGGCGTGTTCGTCGGCGTCGGCGTATTCGTCGGCGGCACTGGCGTGTTCGTCGGCGTGTTGGTCGGCGTCGGCGTATTCGTCGGCGGCACCGGCGTGTTCGTCGGTGTGTTCGTCGGCGTATTCGTCGGCGGCACCGGCGTGTTCGTCGGGGTCAGCGTATTTGTCGGTGTTGGCGTACCATCAACAGGGCACCAGTCAAGACCACCCAGGTGGCGATCAGCGAGCAGGCGTGTGCCATAGCGCTGGCCATCGAGCGACATCAGAACTGGACCAAAGAAGATGTCCACCTGCACCGCACACGGGGGCAGATCAACCTGCAGATACACGCTCTGGCCAGGGCCCACCATTGCGGTATCCCAGTCAAAGATCTTCTGATGGTCGATCACGTTATCAAACTTCTCATACGAAGCCATACCCACTAGATAGGTGCACTCCGTATCAGTGTTTGTAACCTTGCCAAGGCTGTCGGTAATGAAGATACCGCTCAGATCGGCGTTCGGACTCGGCACACACATATCAACCGTCGGGGTCGGGGTCGACGTGTTGGTCGGAGTCTTGGTCGGCGCAACCGTCTTGGTCGCCGTGGCGGTGTTGGTCGCCGTCGCCGTGGCGGTGTTGGTCGCCGTCGCGGTGGCAGTGTTGGTCGCCGTGGCGGTGTTGGTCGCCGTCGCGGTGGCAGTGTTGGTCGCCGTCGCGGTGGCAGTGTTGGTCGCCGTCGCGGTGGCAGTGTTGGTCGCCGTCGCGGTCGGCGTCTTCGTCGCCGTCTTAGTTGCCGTCGGTGTCACGTTAGTGCACCAATTCGGCTCGTTGGGGTGCAGCGCACCAAACAGCCGTGCGCCATAGCGCTGGCCATTCAGAGACATCAGCACTGGTCCGTAGAACAGGTCGATCTGAGCCGCGCAGGCCGGCACGTCCACCTGCAGGTAGACAGTCTGACCAGGCTTGATCGTTGCGCTATCCCAGTCGTAGATTTCCTGGTGATCGATCACATTATCAAACTCGCGGTACGATGCCATACCCACCAGGTACGAACACTTGGCCGAGTTGTTGGTGATCTTACCAATGTTGTTGCCGATGAAGGACCACGAGAAGTAGGTTCGAGGATCGGGGGTCGAGCCTGGAACCGGAACACACGGGTCAACCGTCGGAGTAGCAGTCTTAGTCGGAACCTTGGTCGCCGTCGCGGTGGCGGTCTTGGTCGGAACCTTGGTCGCCGTCGCGGTGGCGGTCTTGGTCGGAACCTTGGTCGCCGTCGCGGTAGCGGTCTTGGTCGCCGTCGGAGGAACCGCCGTCGCCGTAGCGGTCGGAGGAACCGGTGTATTTGTCGGAGCAACCGTCGGCGTGCTTGTCGAGATGCTCGTACCACCGCAAACCACGCCATTCAGCGTGAACTGGGCAGGAATGGTGTTTGTACCGCTGTAGGAAGCCTGGAAGCCGAAGCTTGTGCTACCGCCTGCGGCAATGGTGCCATTGTACGATACATTCTTCGCGCTGACAGTCGCGCCATTCTGCGTCACAGCAGCATTCCAGGCATTCGTGATCTTCTGGTTGCCGCTAAACGTCCAGCCAACAGTCCAGCCATTGATCGGCGTCGAGCCAGTGTTCTTGATGGTCACATCAGCGGTGAAGCCGGTGTTCCACTGGTTGACCGTGTAGGTCACCTGGCACGAGCTGCTACCAGCAGGCGTGGTGGGCGAGGCGGGCACAGGGGTGCTCGTCGCAGGCGTGGTGGGCGAGGCGGGCACCGGCGTGCTAGTGGCGGGCACCGGGGTGCTGGTAGCCACCTTGGTCGGCGGGATCACCGGCGTGCTGGTCGGCACATTGCCGCCGCACGGGTTGTTCAGGCCCGGCTTGTGCAGCTCGCCCGAGGTCGTCAGCGACTTGACAGCTGTCGCACCGTCGATGTTCACCGACGAAGTGACGTTGGCATTCGGAGCCAGCAGCGCGCCCATGAAGTTGCGCTGGATGTTCAGGCTCGTCGCCTCGCTGAAGTTCCAGAGGGTGCGGCCACGGCCATCGAGGCTGGTGAGCCACGAGCCAACCATGTTGCCGCTGGACAGGGTCGCACTCGAGCCGGTCACGTTGATCACGACCAGCTTCGCGCCAACCTGGTTGTTCACCTCGATCTGCTGAACCTTACCGCTGGTAAGATCGGCAGCCGAGATGGTGAAGAAGGCAAAGCCCTTGGTGTCCTGCTGCGTGACATTGAACACCAGCGGCCCCGGCTGCGAGCTGGGGATGGTCGCCGTGTTATTAGCCGCGCGAGCAGCAAGCTCGGAAGAGAGACCGCGGACGCTGGAGCTGATCGAGGCAGCCTTATTCGCCAGGCTATTATCGATCACGGCGGCGGAGCCGCTGTTGCCCTGGTTAATGTTGAACGATCGGCCATTCACCTGGTACTGCACAGCGCCGAGCTTGGCAACAGTATTGTTGCTGCCAACCACCACGCTACCAGCATTGACATTCAGGGTACCACCAGCGTTCACGCTGCCAGCAACCTCCAGGCTCGCCTCAAGCGGGTTGAAGCTGCTCTGGTTCAGGTGGATGCCGAAGTTCGCCGAGCTACCACCGGTCAGGTTACCGCCCACAAATGTCTTGTACTCAACATCGGAACTAGTGCTCAGATCGCCAAGAGTGATGACATTGTACTGCGACATCCAGCCGAACCCGGGCGAAACAGGGCACGAGCCGCTGTCAAGCGTCGGGGTGGTGGTCGGGGGGAGAGCCGTTGCCGTAGCGGTCGGCGGAACAGCCGTAGCGGTTGCCGTCGCGGGCACCGCGGTCGCTGTGGGAAGAGCGGTGTTGGTGGGGGCCGTCGAAGTGCCGCCGCAGACCTGGGTGTTGTAGTCGTGCGGGTTGTGCAGCTCGACCGTCTGACCATTTACCACCACCGAGGCCGACGCGACATCGTAGGGCATCGGGAAGGTCGGGTAGTCGCGGAAGTGCCAGACATTGCCGCTGCGCTTATCGGGCGCAACAGTGGCGGTGTGCTGGACACCCGAGGCATCGGTGTAGCTGTACGTCAGCGAGCCAGGGGTGATACCATTTTCAACCTGCAGAAGCACAAAATGAACCTCTGTCTGATTGTTGGTGCAGACGTGGGAGAGGTTCAACTGATAAGCTGTGCTTTTTGTCGGCACGCTTGTGGCTGTGCTTGCTGCGGTCGCCGTCGCTGGAACCACTGTGGCCGGCACAGGCGTCGCGGTGCTCGCCTCGGTCGGGGCCGCAGGTGGTTGTGTCGGTGGCCCCTGCGTTGGAACCGTCGTCGAGGGGACGTCGGTCGCTGGAGCCTGAGTCGGAACATCAGTCGCCTTCGGGGCCTCAGTGGCGGGTACCTCGGTCGGAGGGATCACTTCCGTCGGCTTAGGAGCCTCGGTCGCGGGGGCCTCGGTCGGGATACTCGTAGCTGTCGTGGCCTCGGTTCGTGCGCGGGCTGCAAGAGCTGCGCTGGGCGAGATGTTTGCCAGACTCAGCGCGATGATGAGAAACCCAAGCATCAGCCGGGTCGCTCGCAACGCTTTGTCCATACGGAAACCTCTCTGCTCAAAAGAAAGTGTCATATGACGCAGACCGCCATACGTAGCTAGGATGCGAACATCGAGGCGCTGTGCGAAACGCACGGCGTTGGGCACTCATTCACATCACATGCATGAGAGACTGTACTATATTATCCTTGCTCTCAGACCTAATACTTTGGTACTGTCTTTTTACTAGGCATATCGCATAGCCTGTATGCTTCGGTAGATTACAAATTGGACATCTTTCATATAATCTACTGGTATTTTCAGATTCTCAGGTGGCTCCTTTCCGCGTTTCCGTTAAGATTAAGTAACCTCTGATTATGTTGACAGTGTCAGCGCTCGCTTTATCCTATGTTATTGTCATTTTCCAGCGGTTTTTATATGACACATTTGTCATATATGTACCCTATATTAGCGCTAGTCTTTACTTTATTTGCTATGATTCACCTCAGAAGAGCCGTTGGTAACGATATCAGAAAGAACAATTATGTCTAGCTCAACAACACGCTTCGGTCGTCTGCCGTGGATCGGAAAAGTAGCTATCGGCATTGTGGCATTGTTGATTGTAAGCGCGATCGCATGGGTTTTGCTGCCTCGCCAGGCCCAGAACACAACCCAGGGGCCGCCCCCCGATCCGGCGCTCACTGCGGCGCATCAAAAGATCATTGATTCGATCGTAATCCCTATCGAGCGGACAACACAAACCACGCCAGTACCACCCAAAGTACGTACTATCAACTCCAATAATACGATTACGACCTTCCTATCAGTGCCGCTTGTACGCAGCGCAAACACTAGCTCAGCACAATTTATCGAAGAGGCAAAACAGCAACTCGCAACCGTGATCAATACAATGTTTGCCGCTGATTCAAACATTCAGATCCTGGTACTCACTGGAACATACCCCGTATCGGATGGGCGTGAGGCGGTAGTTGTTTCCGTCTTTATGGAAAAAAGCGCCTGGCAGGAGCAAGGAAAAATCACCAGCACTAATATCGAAAAGGTCGCCCAATCATTTCAGATAAGCAATGCTTTTAAGCCTTAAAACCCCATCAAACGTATATATTCAAGAATCAAGAGCTTGAACGCTATCTCTTCTTCATATGATCGGCTAACGGCCCAATATGCTCTCAAAAAGCACATTGGACCTCTTTATATTATGACATTTTTGTCATGCTATCTCTTCATGGCACACCAAAAGGATGCCTACTTTGCGCAGCTAGGAAACCTGAAAAAAGTGGTGTAGCGCATCACGCAGTGGCAACGCTTCGTTCTGGCATCGCTGATAGGCGCGCAGGAACGGAATAATATGGCCGCTGGCGGTGGCGACCTCGCGCATATAGAGATAGGCCATTGGTCCGCACTGATCTAGGTATCCGCTTTCATGAAAGCGCCGAATCGCAAGATCAAGATCATAGGGCGTAGACTGATGGGCTATATGCCAGCCTGCGGATCTACGTTCGAGCAGCAGATACTGGGCCTCTGTCGCTAGTCCCAACGGCAGACCTACCGAGCCCGTGGTGACAAAGGTATGGCGGCCCCAGATTCGCATTGTCGGCATGTGGTTGTGAGCACGCACCACCAGCTGCTCGGTCAGGCCAGGATACATGGCTGGGATCTCGGCCTCGGGCGTGCAGGCGTCGAAGTTGTCGCGATCGCTACGCAGCGAGGCGTGCACAAACAGCAGATCGGGAAGTTCTGGCAGGCGGAGCTCCAGCGGTAGCTGGCCCAACTCCTCGATCTCGGCAGCGGGAAACTGCTGATAGGCCCAGCGCACCGGGTAGAACTGCTCGGTATGCCAGATCGGCGGGGCATCGGGGGCGTGGAAGTGGGCCAGATAGCGCTCGTGGTTGCCGCGCAGAATCGGGAAGCCCAGCCGCCTGGCCAGCTGCCAGCACGCGTACGAGTCTGGCGAGCCATTGACGATATCGCCCACGATGACGATCAGGTCGGGGTGCTGCCGCTGGGCATGTGTAATAGCCGCCTCGAACGCCGGAAGGTTGCCATGGATATCGGCCAAGCATGCGATGCGCATTGTGCTCCGCTTTCTATTACAATTAGATGGCTTGCATAGGATCCCTAGATGAGTTTATACTCATACTACTGCTTTCCAGCCACTCAATCAGGCCAGCTTGAGTGCAACCTATGACGTGGGTGGAACGTGTCATGATTGTAGCAACATGTGATCTTGGGGCGAATGATGCGCGGCTGATCGGCCTGTGAGTCTTCGCTTGTACCACTGATATGACCAAGGAGGATGTATGAGTTTCTCGTACGCACCAGCGGCCACCCGTTCCGAGTCGCAGATTCGCGAGATGTTTGTGCAGATCTACGCCTGGATGACGGCAGGCCTGCTCACCACTGGGGCAGTGGCCTCATTCACCGCCGGATCGCCTGGCATGCTGGCGCTGATCTTCGGCAACCCATTTATGATCTGGGTGCTGTTCATCATCGAGATCGCGATGGTGCTGAGCATCGGCGCGATCACCGCCCGCGTCTCGGCGGCGGCAGGCATGGCGATGTTCCTGGCCTACGCCGCCGTCAACGGGCTGACGCTCTCCAGCATCTTCCTGATCTACACGCAGGATTCGGTGGCCCAGGCGTTCTTTGTCACCGCCGGAACCTTCGCCGTGATGAGCGCGCTGGGGCTGGTGATCAAGCTCGACCTCTCACGGGTGCGCAATGTGCTGTATATGGCCCTGGTGGGGCTGCTGCTGGCCACAGTGGTGAATATGCTGTGGGCCAACAGCACGCTGTACTGGATCATCACCTACGCAGGCGTGGCGATCTTTGTGGGGCTGACGGTGGTGGACACGCAGAAGATCAAGGAGATGGCCCTGGAAGATCGCAGCGAGGGCCTGGGGCGTGTGGCGGTGATCGGGGCGCTCACGCTCTACCTCGATTTTGTCAACCTGTTCCTGTACCTGCTGCGCATCCTTGGCTCGCGCAAGTAGCTTTTCCATACCAGCAGGCGTAGATCGCTAGCAGGTCTAGGGCATCACAACGTCAAAAAAGCGCGCACTCGAGTGCGCGCTTTTTTCTTGCCGCCCAGTTCATGGCAGCAGCAGGTGCAGATCGCCAAACTCATGCCACAGGTAGCGCTCGGCAAGCGCCTCGGCGTAGGTCTGGGCAAGATGGCCTCTTCCGGCCAGGGCCTCAAGCATGGCCAGGTGGGTGGCGCGCGGCTCGTGAAAGCCGGTGAGCAAGCCATCAACCACCCGCAACCCGCGCTCGGGCGTGATCACCAGATCGGTCCAGCCCCGGCCTGGGTGGGCCACGCCGTGCTGGTCGGCCACGCTCTCGATAGCGCGGGCAGCGGTGGTGCCGACTGCCACCACCCGCCCACCACTGGCCCGGGTCTCGTTCACCGCGCGGGCACTGGCCGCCGACACGCGGTAGAGCTCCTCGTAGGGCGGCTCGCCCTGCTCCTGGCTGGCCACGCCGGTGTGCAGCACCAGCGGGGCGATGCGCACCCCGCCTGCGGCCAGCGCCGTCACCAGGGCGGGGGTGAAGGCGCGGCCCGCCGAGGGCATCTCGGCGCTGCCCGGCTCGGTGGCGAAGATCGTCTGGTAGGCCTCGATCGGCCAGGGCTGCGCGGCGTAGCTGTAGCGAATGGGGCCACCATAGCGCGCGAGGTAGGCCAGCAGCGGCTGCGGCAGATCGAGCGCGGCCACCCACAGGCGGGGAGGACTATTGTTCTTGTAGGGAGCCAGCAGGTGGGCAGAGCCGCCACCCGGCAGCGCGACACGCTCGCCCGTCTGCATAGTGAACAGCGGCTGCGTGCCCGACTGCGCGGGCTGGCGACACTCGACCACCCACAGGCCGCCTAGCAGCCCGGTGGAGAGATGCAGCACGATCTGGTCGCCGCCAGCGCGCACGGCGGGCAGCGCGGCGGGCAGGGTCGCGCTAGTGTTTACCAGCAGCAGGTCGCCCTCGCCCAGCTGGCTGGGCAGATCGCCAAAGCCCATGTGCGCTACCTGATCGCTCCGGTAGTGCGAGACCATCAGGCGCACCGCATCGCGCCCTGGGCCACGCTGCTCGGCGGGGGCAGTGGCAACCAGCTCGGGCGGCAGCGCGAAATCGAGCATGCCCGAAAGTGGGGCGATGGGGTCGGTGGCGAAGCTGGTCATCGGCTGGCCTCCACC from Chloroflexia bacterium SDU3-3 encodes:
- a CDS encoding Bax inhibitor-1/YccA family protein, with the protein product MSFSYAPAATRSESQIREMFVQIYAWMTAGLLTTGAVASFTAGSPGMLALIFGNPFMIWVLFIIEIAMVLSIGAITARVSAAAGMAMFLAYAAVNGLTLSSIFLIYTQDSVAQAFFVTAGTFAVMSALGLVIKLDLSRVRNVLYMALVGLLLATVVNMLWANSTLYWIITYAGVAIFVGLTVVDTQKIKEMALEDRSEGLGRVAVIGALTLYLDFVNLFLYLLRILGSRK
- a CDS encoding S-adenosylmethionine:tRNA ribosyltransferase-isomerase, whose amino-acid sequence is MTSFATDPIAPLSGMLDFALPPELVATAPAEQRGPGRDAVRLMVSHYRSDQVAHMGFGDLPSQLGEGDLLLVNTSATLPAALPAVRAGGDQIVLHLSTGLLGGLWVVECRQPAQSGTQPLFTMQTGERVALPGGGSAHLLAPYKNNSPPRLWVAALDLPQPLLAYLARYGGPIRYSYAAQPWPIEAYQTIFATEPGSAEMPSAGRAFTPALVTALAAGGVRIAPLVLHTGVASQEQGEPPYEELYRVSAASARAVNETRASGGRVVAVGTTAARAIESVADQHGVAHPGRGWTDLVITPERGLRVVDGLLTGFHEPRATHLAMLEALAGRGHLAQTYAEALAERYLWHEFGDLHLLLP
- a CDS encoding aldo/keto reductase — translated: MMEERMFGASGLRVTRLGFGLAAAGRPGYINLGHAHDLAGGYDLAHMRAQAEGVMDAAWAAGVRYFDAARSYGLAEDFLGGWLRARAIAPEAVTVGSKWGYTYTAGWRVDAEHHEIKDHSLPVFERQWAESAALLGPYLDLYQIHSATLESGALADRALLRALADRKAQGLRIGLSLSGPQQAETLRAALDITIDGVRLFDGVQATWNVLERSAGAALAEAHAAGLGVIVKEALANGRLTARNADPQFAGQRAVLEREAQRLGATLDALALAAALAQPWADVVLSGAATVTTLRSNLAALDVAWDAQAEAALAGLREQPEAYWEARKRLPWN
- a CDS encoding DUF445 domain-containing protein is translated as MMLGYASYRLMGCRFTMDLSADEQKRRELRRMRQLATGLLGLVAAVFAVSLWLQPRFPALAFVRAFAEAAMVGALADWFAVTALFRHPLGLPIPHTAIIARRKDSLGESVGRFVQENFLAPDVLVGRLRAVHAVERVGQLLSREAVSSQVARQVAMLVNGALDVVNDREIQDLIERSVAAQIDKVQPSPFLGRLLAAVLKGERLHELVAEVMHLSAQLLEENQDMLRERIQRETPWWMPPAFDHAIAERIFAAINTAIQEINGDAEHPFYTRFEAVLARFIQRLQHDPETIARGEALKQELLSNPFVRDVSASLWLDIKAFLKEQSSRDDSALQLAIARSVREFGASVTGDPELAQKVQGWVEHLVAYLSREYRGQFAQLVAYTVSRWDTASTVEKLELQVGKDLQYIRINGTIVGGLAGLAIYIFSRLIGA
- a CDS encoding metallophosphoesterase family protein encodes the protein MRIACLADIHGNLPAFEAAITHAQRQHPDLIVIVGDIVNGSPDSYACWQLARRLGFPILRGNHERYLAHFHAPDAPPIWHTEQFYPVRWAYQQFPAAEIEELGQLPLELRLPELPDLLFVHASLRSDRDNFDACTPEAEIPAMYPGLTEQLVVRAHNHMPTMRIWGRHTFVTTGSVGLPLGLATEAQYLLLERRSAGWHIAHQSTPYDLDLAIRRFHESGYLDQCGPMAYLYMREVATASGHIIPFLRAYQRCQNEALPLRDALHHFFQVS